Proteins encoded within one genomic window of Cyprinus carpio isolate SPL01 chromosome B22, ASM1834038v1, whole genome shotgun sequence:
- the LOC109051167 gene encoding leukotriene B4 receptor 1 encodes MSNHFLTNTTNSGMNNLTDTTVRHSAGSTAGALILCLFLPIGVSGNLLTIWSILARTRHRSITTLLILNLAFADGFLMLLMPFFIVYLLKRNWIFTLPLCKILLYLCSANMYASIFLITLMSLHRMVAVVWWKHAGVLTDRRVIIRVLIGLWILALGISVPNSVFWTTFWSEQEPKVLMCACKHPLPRDVILQHCLEILLGFLMPYGLIISSYVCILRRIRKTRFRRHIRSEKLILVIVITFGLTWLPFHTMNMVEVCVHNSEDNGGKTNGKS; translated from the exons ATGTCCAACCACTTTCTCACCAACACCACCAACTCTGGAATGAACAATCTTACTGACACAACCGTGAGACATAGTGCTGGATCAACCGCAGGAGCTCTGATTCTCTGCCTTTTCCTACCTATTGGTGTCTCTGGAAACCTCTTGACCATTTGGAGCATCCTGGCTAGAACCCGCCACCGTTCCATCACAACCCTCCTGATCCTAAACCTAGCCTTTGCAGATGGATTCTTGATGCTTTTGATgccttttttcattgtttatttgttaaaacgCAACTGGATTTTTACGCTGCCACTTTGCAAGATTCTGCTGTACCTCTGCAGTGCCAACATGTACGCTTCAATATTTTTGATAACGCTAATGAGTCTGCACAGGATGGTGGCTGTAGTTTGGTGGAAACATGCTGGTGTCCTGACAGACCGCAGGGTGATTATTCGGGTGTTGATAGGACTGTGGATTCTTGCTCTGGGAATTTCAGTACCTAACTCTGTTTTCTGGACCACTTTCTGGAGTGAACAAGAGCCAAAGGTTTTAATGTGTGCTTGTAAACATCCACTGCCACGAGAT GTGATACTGCAGCACTGTTTGGAAATTCTGCTGGGTTTCTTGATGCCATATGGGCTGATCATTAGCAGTTACGTGTGTATCCTGCGAAGAATTCGCAAGACTCGGTTTCGTAGGCACATCCGAAGTGAGAAACTCATCCTGGTGATTGTCATCACCTTCGGCTTGACCTGGCTTCCTTTCCACACCATGAATATGGTGGAGGTGTGTGTGCACAACTCAGAAGATAATGGGGGAAAAACTAATGGGAAATCATGA
- the LOC122141687 gene encoding leukotriene B4 receptor 2-like — protein MFDHDFPAQIAGTFLPEDSQAKARLQKIWLSFRGFSSIITFISSCINPVLYTFAGKSYIKREGLAFMARLFEGSRIESMRKNRQNQRNQDQEKKEEVDHLRDRV, from the exons ATGTTTGATCATGACTTTCCTGCACAGATTGCTGGAACTTTTCTCCCAGAAGATTCCCAAGCAAAAGCCAG ACTACAGAAAATCTGGTTATCATTCCGAGGCTTCAGCTCCATTATCACCTTTATCAGCAGCTGCATAAACCCTGTTCTCTACACCTTTGCTGGAAAGTCATACATTAAACGTGAAGGCCTGGCCTTCATGGCACGGCTCTTTGAGGGCTCAAGGATCGAGTCCATGCGGAAGAACCGGCAGAATCAGAGAAATCAGGatcaagagaagaaagaagaggtTGATCATCTAAGAGACAGAGTCTGA